In Marinobacter salinisoli, the DNA window ATGGCAGAGGAGTACATCATGGTCGGGTCGAGGAACAGCTCAAAAAGATCGTTGCCCAGATCGTAGTGGGCGCTGATGTTTTTGCGCGACCCTTCTTTGGTGTTCCTGTTGAGCCAGTGCAAGCCTTTCAGCGCGGGCTTGGTGACCCAGCTGTAGCGGTCCTCAAAGGCGTTCATCCGGTCGATATTTCGGGTGAAGAAGCGAAGCAGGCCGACCAGGTCGGGGGAAGTCCAGTCGCCGGCGACGAAGGCTTCTGCGGCGCCAATGCTGCCGCCGGTAAGCAGGTCTTTCCAGGTAGAGCTGTCGTGGATGACCAGCTCTGCCACTGGATGGTGCAGGTCATGGTCACCAAAAGTGAGCGTCTCGCCGTCGGGTTCCTTGATTACCAGGCGTCCGTGGCCAAGCCGCTCGAACTGCTGGATGACCAGCTTTCTGGCAAGCCGGCTGCCCAGGGGGCGTGCTGCCTGTGACTGGCCTGAGGTGTGCACCGAGGTGTTCAGGTTCTCCATGAGCTGACCCTTCCGCGAGATTCGTGATTATGTACGTTGGATGAAACATCAAGGCCCGCGTCTTCCCGACCACGGCGGAACGCCGGGTCCTCCGGTGGCAGCTTGTCAGGGTGGGTGTAAAACGGCGTGCCCTTGAGTTTGAGTTTCAACGCATGCCAGTAAATACCACCGGTGACCTTGAGCGCTTCCAGTGGAAACTGGCGCAGGCTTCTGTGGAGTTCTTTACGAGTGAGAGGGGCTCGCTGGACTACCAGTGTGGCGTCAAAATGCTTGCTGTGGTTCTCCTGCACATTCATGTGAATGCGCAGTTCCGGACCGCGAAAGCTGAACGTCCACTGGTACAGCTGCTCCATGCCGTTAAATGGCGATACGTGAAATCGCTTTTCGAAGCCGAAACGCTGGGTTCGCCAGCCGGCCGTGTTGGGTTCGGTGTCGGTGGTTTCCAGGCAGTAGACATGGCGCTCATGCCAGGGCGTGTTGGTTATCTGAGCCAGGATGACCCTGGGCACCGCGCCTTCTATGGGATCGTCACCCGGAGAGTAGCAGAAGTAGAAACTGACGGGATTGAAAACATAGCCGATGTAGCGGGGATGGGTGATCAGCTCAATGCGGCCGTCCGGGCGCCAGCCTGTGGCCTGTTCCACGTGTTGGCTGATGACGTCTTTGAGTGGGCCATTCTCCGGCTTGAAGTAATCGGCGCGCCGAAGCGACAGCCAGTTGAATCGTTCGAGCGAGAACAGGGGGCTGATGCCGGTCACCCAGTTCCATTCATCAAGGTCCACCGCAAGCATGCCGGTGTTGTATTCAAACCGGTGCCGGGTAGGTTGCATTCGCCGGTGCCGCACAGAGCCTTCGAGCCACTGGCTGTTCATGGCTATAACTCCACCCCAAAGTCCTCGGTCACCCGTAATGCGCTGCGTACGCCATCTTCGTGGAACCCATTGAACCAGTAGGCGCCGCAGAAATGGCTGCGGTTTCGGTTTCCAATGTCCTCGTATCGGTTCTGGGCCGCCACAGCTTCGAGCGTGAAGACCGGATGCGCGTAGCGGAATTTCTTGATGATCTTTGTCGGGTCGATGTCATGGCTGCGGTTCAGGGTGACGCAGAAGGTTTCCGGCGCATCGTGGAAGTTCTGCAAAATGTTCATGTTGTAGGTAACCGACACCGGCTCCGTACTGTGGCTCGGAATGTAGTAATTCCAGGCAGCCCAGGCGAGTTTCGTGCTGGGCAGCACCTGGCTGTCGGTATGAAGGACCACGTCGTTGTCCTGATAGCCGATAGCACCCAACACCTCGCGCTCCTGCTCAGTGGCATCATCGCCAAGTATCGAGAGCGCCTGGTCGCTGTGGCAGGCGAAAATAACCTGGTCGAAACGCTGCTCCTGCCCATCAGTCCAGAGACTGACCCCATCATCGTCCCGTTTTACACGCTCAATCGGGCTGTTCAGATGGGTATGCGGTTCCAGACGTTCCATCATCCTGGTCACGTACTGGGCCGATCCGCCCGAGATCACGCGCCACGTGGGGCGATCGTCTACCGAAAGCATGCCGTGGTTGTTAAAAAACTGCAGGAAGAACCGGATTGGAAACTGAGCCAGCACGATTTCTGGTGCCGACCAGATGGCCGCGCCCATCGGCACGATGTAGTAGTCGCGGAAATATCGGGAGTAACCGTTACGGTTCAGGTAACTGCCCAAAGTCTCCTGATCCGTAATTGCGCCCGCTTCGAGATCTTCACGGGTCTCCCGATTAAACCGCAGAATTTCCCGGATCATCCGCAGGAACGAGGGGTTGAGCAGGTTCTTGCGCTGAGCAAACAGCTTGTTCAGGTTGGTCCCGTTGTATTGAAGGCCGGTGTAGCGGCTTTCAACACTGAAACTCATGTCACTGACTTCCGACGGCACGCCCAGACGATCCATGAGCCGCATGAAGTTCGGGTAGGTCCAGTCGTTGAAGACAATGAATCCGGTGTTGACGGGCCAGCTTCTGCCCCCAGCCTCAACATGTTCGGTGTTGGTGTGACCGCCTGCGTAACCGGCCGCTTCAAACAGTTGTACGTCGTGGTGTTCAGCTAGCAGCCATGCGGCTGTGAGGCCGGAAACGCCGGCCCCGATGACAGCAATACGCTGACGTTCGTTACTCATCCAGTGATGTCCTGTTGTTAGGTTCCCTTGCGCGCCATATTGGCGGCAATTCGATCGATAAGCCCTTGGGGAAGGTTGCTGAGCAATTTCAGTGTCCAGGTGAATCGCTTGGGGAAATCAATGTCGTTTTTACCTTTGGCCAGCCCGCTGACGATTCGTTCTGCCGCGTCTTCGGCGGACACCAGGAACGGCATGGGAAAATCGTTGCGATCGGTCAGGGGCGTTTTTACAAACCCCGGAGATACCACAACGACGTCGATTCCTTCGGGGGCCAGATCGGCCCGAAGCGAGTGCGCGAAATAGGTCAGGGCAGCCTTGGATGCCCCGTAGCCTTCAGCGCGACCAAAAGGAAACCACCACGCCGACGAACTCACGATCACCAGCGTTGCCGGCAGCCCTTTGGCGCGTGTGCGGCGCAGCGCCGGCAAGGCAATGTCCACGCAGCGGGCGGTGCCGATGACGTTGGTGTGTATGTTCTGTTCGATGACATGGCTGTCGTACTCGGTCACGTCGAGGTACTGGCAGGTGCCGGCGTTCAGGATGGCCATGTGCAGGTCACCCTGGTTTTCCAGAACACTGGCGATCTGTTCCAGGTCCTTTTTGCTGGTGGTGTCGCCCGGCGCTGTGACCATCCGCTCCGGGGCTAGTTCACACAGCGCCTCCAATGGTTTCGAACGGCGGCCAGTGAGTATCAGTCGGTGCCCGCCCCGAGCGAGGGCCCGGGTCACCGCTTCTCCAATGCCCGTGCCAGCACCGGTAATCCAGATGTTTGTGGCGGATTCAAGGCGTTGACTCATCCGGCGTATCCCTTCACCCAGCGAATGACTTTGCCAACCATCGGCAGGTTTTCGTACAGCAACTGGCCTGCATCAAAGTAATCGCGGTGATAGCAGACTTTGCTGTCCCGGATAGTCAGGTGGCTGATGCCCTGGACAGCGATTTCCCGGCCTCGGTTGATTCTTTTGTGCCTCAAATGCATTACCCAGGGAATGGCGACTCGTTGGTCGTCAACCACAGGATCAGCGAACTCGAACTGGCAGCTGATGGCATTGGCGTACGCTGCGTTGAAATAATGGGTCAGCTCGTCGAGGCCTTGCACGGAACCAAGCGGATCCTGAAAGCGAACGTCGTCGCTGTATATCTCCGGGAGCCGGTGCATGTTGTCCTTGTCGAGCTCGTTAAACAGGGCAGTAAAGCGATCGAGTGTTGCAGGAACGGCAAGGTTCGCTGCTCCCATGTCGACGGCTGAGGCGGTTCTCATGAGCGTTTCCTCCCTGCAGTGTCCAGTTTTCGTGTTTCTTCCTGAATGTGTTCCGGTATCGGGTTCAGGTCCCAGATGATGCCAAGGCGAGCCATCACCCAGAGTACGTACCAGGTGATGTCGATTTCGTACCAGCGAAAGCCCTGCCGCACCGACTGAGGCCACCGGTGGTGGTTGTTATGCCAGCCTTCACCCAGGGTGATCAGCGCGAGAAAGAAGTTATTCCGGCTGCCGTCTGGCGTGTCAAAGCGTCGGTGGCCCCACACGTGACACAGCGAATTGATCGTGACAGTGGAATGGAACAGGGCAACGGTGGAGATGAAGAACCCCCAAACCAGCAGTTGAAAGCCGTTGGTACCCAGCTGAGGCGCCCAAGCGGCGAGCGCTTCACCAAGGCCGAAGATGAGTACCGCTGAAATGGCCGGTATGGCAGCGTCAAACCGGTTTAGCCAGCGCAGTTCAGGAAACTTTAGCCAATCGCGCACACGACGTTCGTTGGTGGCGAAGCCCGCGTCACAGGTGAACCAACCGATGTGAGACCACCAGAACCCGCCCTGATGGGGTGAGTGCAGATCCTGCTCCTGGTCTGAATGCTGGTGGTGGTGGCGATGGTGTGCCGCCCACCACAGTGGGCCTCGTTGCGCAGCACTTGCGCCAAGCAGGGCAAACATGAATTGCGCCGGGCGGCTGGTCTTGAACGTTTTGTGAGCGAAATAGCGATGATAGAACCCGGTAATGGCGAACATTCTGACCAGGAAAAAGCCAACCGCGAAAACCAGGGCAAAGGTGCTTACGCCGGTAAAGAAGGCCAGGAAGCACGCGAGATGCAAAAACAGGAACGGGATCACTCTGATCACATTAAACTGTCGTGACGATGTGTCGATGTGATCTGAACCGGCTTCGGAGTCGAACCACCGCAGAATATTCAAAAGCCAGCCATTTGTTCGGGTCATACCCTGTACACCTTCCGTCGTCGAATTCAAAGTCGCCGGTATTGTTTTGAGACTGATTCCGGCAGCATGTTCAAATGGTTATACGTTCAAACCTGTTATTTTGGATGCACCTGATCAATGCCTAAACCAAATGAATTGTCACCTTCGGTACGTCGCACTGCCATTGTTGGTTCAGGCGTGGCAGGCCTGACAGCAGGAATTCTCCTGAAGCAGGCCGGGCAGGAGGTAACCGTCTTCGAAAAAAGCCGGGGCCCCGGAGGGCGTCTTGCCGCCAAGCGTGTTCCTGGAGGCTCGGCCGATATTGGCGCCCAGTACTTCACTGCCCGAAATCCGGCATTCCTTCCTTTTCTTCGCCAGTACGCCGGCGAAGGCTGTTTCGATGTCTGGCAAGCTCGCCTTGGATTCAGGGCGGAAAGCGGACAGTGGGGACAATTTCCGGAAGAATCCCGTTACGTTGGCTGCCCACGGATGACGGCAATAACCCGGGCACTTTCGGGTCATGTAACTGTGGTGTCTGAAACCCGCGTGGAGCGATTCGAACGGCACGGTAACCGATGGCTTCTCTATGACACTCAGAATAGTTCACTCGGCGCTTTCGACCAGATCATCCTGACCGCGCCGCCGGCTCAGAGTCAGGATCTGCTTGCGGCCAGCGGTTTGGCGCAGGAAGCCGAAAGTCTGGACGACCAGGTGAAGGCCATGTTGCCGTGTTGGGCG includes these proteins:
- a CDS encoding DUF1365 domain-containing protein yields the protein MNSQWLEGSVRHRRMQPTRHRFEYNTGMLAVDLDEWNWVTGISPLFSLERFNWLSLRRADYFKPENGPLKDVISQHVEQATGWRPDGRIELITHPRYIGYVFNPVSFYFCYSPGDDPIEGAVPRVILAQITNTPWHERHVYCLETTDTEPNTAGWRTQRFGFEKRFHVSPFNGMEQLYQWTFSFRGPELRIHMNVQENHSKHFDATLVVQRAPLTRKELHRSLRQFPLEALKVTGGIYWHALKLKLKGTPFYTHPDKLPPEDPAFRRGREDAGLDVSSNVHNHESRGRVSSWRT
- a CDS encoding NAD(P)/FAD-dependent oxidoreductase produces the protein MSNERQRIAVIGAGVSGLTAAWLLAEHHDVQLFEAAGYAGGHTNTEHVEAGGRSWPVNTGFIVFNDWTYPNFMRLMDRLGVPSEVSDMSFSVESRYTGLQYNGTNLNKLFAQRKNLLNPSFLRMIREILRFNRETREDLEAGAITDQETLGSYLNRNGYSRYFRDYYIVPMGAAIWSAPEIVLAQFPIRFFLQFFNNHGMLSVDDRPTWRVISGGSAQYVTRMMERLEPHTHLNSPIERVKRDDDGVSLWTDGQEQRFDQVIFACHSDQALSILGDDATEQEREVLGAIGYQDNDVVLHTDSQVLPSTKLAWAAWNYYIPSHSTEPVSVTYNMNILQNFHDAPETFCVTLNRSHDIDPTKIIKKFRYAHPVFTLEAVAAQNRYEDIGNRNRSHFCGAYWFNGFHEDGVRSALRVTEDFGVEL
- a CDS encoding SDR family NAD(P)-dependent oxidoreductase, whose protein sequence is MSQRLESATNIWITGAGTGIGEAVTRALARGGHRLILTGRRSKPLEALCELAPERMVTAPGDTTSKKDLEQIASVLENQGDLHMAILNAGTCQYLDVTEYDSHVIEQNIHTNVIGTARCVDIALPALRRTRAKGLPATLVIVSSSAWWFPFGRAEGYGASKAALTYFAHSLRADLAPEGIDVVVVSPGFVKTPLTDRNDFPMPFLVSAEDAAERIVSGLAKGKNDIDFPKRFTWTLKLLSNLPQGLIDRIAANMARKGT
- a CDS encoding nuclear transport factor 2 family protein codes for the protein MRTASAVDMGAANLAVPATLDRFTALFNELDKDNMHRLPEIYSDDVRFQDPLGSVQGLDELTHYFNAAYANAISCQFEFADPVVDDQRVAIPWVMHLRHKRINRGREIAVQGISHLTIRDSKVCYHRDYFDAGQLLYENLPMVGKVIRWVKGYAG
- a CDS encoding acyl-CoA desaturase → MTRTNGWLLNILRWFDSEAGSDHIDTSSRQFNVIRVIPFLFLHLACFLAFFTGVSTFALVFAVGFFLVRMFAITGFYHRYFAHKTFKTSRPAQFMFALLGASAAQRGPLWWAAHHRHHHQHSDQEQDLHSPHQGGFWWSHIGWFTCDAGFATNERRVRDWLKFPELRWLNRFDAAIPAISAVLIFGLGEALAAWAPQLGTNGFQLLVWGFFISTVALFHSTVTINSLCHVWGHRRFDTPDGSRNNFFLALITLGEGWHNNHHRWPQSVRQGFRWYEIDITWYVLWVMARLGIIWDLNPIPEHIQEETRKLDTAGRKRS
- a CDS encoding NAD(P)/FAD-dependent oxidoreductase: MPKPNELSPSVRRTAIVGSGVAGLTAGILLKQAGQEVTVFEKSRGPGGRLAAKRVPGGSADIGAQYFTARNPAFLPFLRQYAGEGCFDVWQARLGFRAESGQWGQFPEESRYVGCPRMTAITRALSGHVTVVSETRVERFERHGNRWLLYDTQNSSLGAFDQIILTAPPAQSQDLLAASGLAQEAESLDDQVKAMLPCWAVVAHFEKAPWTDHDGMRVEDSVLYWVANNSSKPGRQDDGQWWVLHANPQWSQEQVDASPEDVASQVLSAFRELIGYVDEPDTVLAHRWLYARSEDAERPGHLWFPDHRIGLAGDWLSGGRVEGAFNSACSLIDALIDER